Proteins encoded by one window of Arachis ipaensis cultivar K30076 chromosome B04, Araip1.1, whole genome shotgun sequence:
- the LOC110271493 gene encoding uncharacterized protein LOC110271493 has protein sequence MTENTRLQILQAAISHLTEQSDGYIEQFASLTQRIGSLQEQFAQHLAESPRRGSSSPVFGHPRQMKVDFPRFSGAEDVSQWIYRVERFFRIYDIPEDQRLDLVAVNLEGRALAWFQMWERLEPMTDWLAISTALQMQFGPSHFENPREELLKLKQSTTVNVYFESFNDLAARAYGLNDALLLDCFVGGLHPELKREVKAHSPISLLQAVSLAKLFEEKFLPHTQCWRSAVA, from the coding sequence ATGACAGAGAATACGCGTCTCCAAATATTGCAAGCTGCAATTTCTCATTTAACCGAGCAATCGGATGGCTACATCGAGCAATTCGCCTCTCTCACACAACGAATTGGTTCGTTACAGGAGCAGTTCGCCCAGCACTTGGCGGAATCCCCGAGACGCGGATCGTCCTCCCCTGTCTTTGGCCACCCTCGGCAGATGAAAGTGGACTTCCCTCGTTTCTCTGGCGCGGAGGATGTCTCCCAATGGATCTATCGCGTGGAACGCTTCTTCCGGATCTATGATATCCCGGAGGACCAACGATTGGATCTGGTGGCCGTCAATTTGGAGGGTCGGGCCCTTGCTTGGTTTCAGATGTGGGAGAGACTCGAACCTATGACTGATTGGCTTGCCATCTCCACTGCCTTGCAAATGCAATTCGGACCGTCCCATTTTGAAAACCCCCGAGAGGAGCTACTGAAATTGAAACAATCCACCACGGTGAATGTTTACTTTGAATCCTTTAACGACCTAGCCGCCCGTGCATATGGCTTAAATGATGCTTTGCTTCTGGATTGCTTTGTGGGTGGTCTTCATCCGGAACTGAAACGGGAGGTGAAAGCCCACTCACCGATCTCTTTGTTGCAAGCGGTTTCTCTTGCCAAATTGTTCGAGGAAAAGTTTCTGCCCCACACCCAATGCTGGCGTTCTGCCGTTGCTTAG